From Granulicella sp. WH15, the proteins below share one genomic window:
- a CDS encoding TonB-dependent receptor yields the protein MTLAQTSADGSIYGRVTDNSGAILPGVQILAHCPTVGGTFKAVSDAEGNYRLIELPIGVDYTVEATMPGFEKFVRVGLIVSAGLNVTVDIGLKVGSETQSVEVSGDAPLIDTQSAEQAVNLSGELLRNIPVTVRHDWSDSLQVTPGIISANSDAEGGQTYFLRGSENENHAVLMDGMDIGSFQQNWPSNSISIANESVGDIQIKTGANDASSPAAMGMVINLGTPTGSDKFHGTVYYLMGLRTLNGSNTPGGVSSQTTTEQPDFTLSGPIKRERAWFFFSGRYINRNDGISRTASQSAYLTGIDPTYSPFDNEARGFVSLANTTIQLTPKHRLMGLFQYDSRRQDANSQWYAANINRTQYGGGAYGARLISQWNDRLTTRFLASFNNKSYNHSAESIGGVGALPEVDVYATNSLSAGKLIGQGSSLATLNNLSSITLEPARKPTISGDVTYYIPKGWGTHEMEAGFYLEPHERTKETVLYANNGNLIQEDAVLKDPNNPASGYTVFHTQSVNQSSNLAAYTAANDYAWYIQDRWRPFRRLTLTGGLRPDWVSAKDEIFKVVIQHSWNYAPRVGAAYILTKNEKNVIRASWTKLTDITNFSYLGTAGTSTVTTTDNYYETPTVTNPTGVVTFVTPGSTALTPGKTFDPGRHQGFVREWLVGYRTQLPGQVLIDVSYIDREYRDRPAEYDTNQIYTTTSTGTVWGGLVNPALNNTFYVTNNHWNWFVYQGIEMTASKQTKKLQIFSTYTYSPDHLAGTFQPFDPAAILEPTKFANNAGLGSVRGNISSNPTNDYTGDTRNRMWQRHQERTGITWRAPWNLRVASVFTAQSGTPGGPVTLTLASYDGSHGPATLSVNGRTVSNPLATTYRFKYANRGIGQIFCPWLIQLNALVGREFKLTDRQSIEADMNILNITNQGAGQQFVNGTNSSATATFGTLQTIQAPRSAQFSVRYRF from the coding sequence ATGACTCTGGCACAGACATCCGCGGATGGCAGCATCTATGGCCGGGTCACGGATAACTCCGGGGCGATCCTGCCTGGAGTCCAGATCCTCGCGCACTGCCCCACGGTAGGTGGAACCTTCAAAGCAGTAAGTGACGCTGAAGGTAACTATCGCCTGATCGAGTTACCCATCGGCGTGGACTACACCGTGGAAGCCACGATGCCGGGCTTCGAGAAGTTCGTGCGCGTTGGCCTGATCGTAAGCGCCGGACTCAACGTCACGGTCGATATCGGGCTCAAGGTTGGATCGGAGACGCAATCGGTCGAGGTCTCCGGTGACGCTCCTCTGATCGACACCCAGAGCGCCGAGCAGGCCGTCAATCTTAGCGGCGAGTTACTCCGGAATATTCCAGTTACTGTCCGTCATGACTGGTCCGACTCCTTGCAGGTAACTCCCGGTATCATCAGCGCCAATAGCGACGCCGAGGGCGGCCAGACTTACTTTCTGCGTGGCTCGGAGAATGAAAATCACGCGGTCCTGATGGACGGTATGGACATCGGCAGCTTTCAGCAAAACTGGCCTTCCAACTCCATCAGCATTGCCAACGAGTCGGTCGGCGATATCCAGATCAAGACCGGAGCTAACGACGCATCCTCTCCCGCCGCCATGGGCATGGTCATCAACCTGGGCACGCCAACCGGCAGCGATAAGTTCCACGGCACGGTCTACTACCTGATGGGACTCAGGACGCTGAACGGCAGCAACACCCCCGGCGGCGTCAGTTCCCAGACGACCACCGAGCAGCCGGACTTTACCTTGAGTGGTCCCATCAAGCGCGAGCGCGCCTGGTTCTTCTTCTCCGGCCGCTATATCAACCGCAACGACGGCATCAGCCGCACGGCGAGTCAAAGCGCCTACCTGACAGGCATCGATCCAACCTACAGCCCGTTCGATAACGAGGCACGCGGCTTCGTCTCGCTGGCCAACACCACCATCCAACTCACTCCGAAGCACCGGCTTATGGGCCTCTTCCAGTACGACAGCCGCAGGCAGGACGCGAACTCCCAGTGGTACGCGGCGAACATCAACCGTACGCAGTACGGCGGCGGAGCCTACGGCGCGCGCCTCATCTCGCAGTGGAACGACCGCTTGACCACGCGCTTCCTCGCCTCGTTCAACAACAAGAGCTACAACCACAGTGCCGAATCTATTGGAGGTGTAGGCGCGTTGCCTGAGGTTGATGTCTATGCAACGAACTCCCTCTCCGCCGGTAAGCTCATCGGCCAGGGATCATCTCTAGCCACGCTTAACAATCTGAGCTCCATCACGCTGGAGCCGGCGCGCAAGCCCACCATCAGCGGCGATGTGACCTACTACATTCCGAAAGGATGGGGCACGCATGAGATGGAGGCGGGTTTCTATCTCGAGCCGCACGAGCGCACCAAGGAGACCGTGCTCTACGCCAACAACGGCAATTTGATCCAGGAGGATGCCGTTCTCAAGGACCCCAACAATCCCGCGTCAGGCTACACCGTCTTCCATACGCAGTCGGTCAACCAGAGCAGCAATCTGGCTGCATACACTGCCGCCAACGACTATGCCTGGTACATCCAGGATCGCTGGCGTCCCTTCCGCCGCCTGACGTTGACCGGCGGTCTGCGTCCGGACTGGGTTTCGGCTAAAGATGAGATCTTCAAGGTCGTCATCCAACACTCGTGGAACTACGCGCCTCGCGTCGGTGCCGCCTACATCCTGACCAAGAACGAGAAGAACGTCATCCGCGCCAGTTGGACGAAGCTGACCGACATTACCAACTTCAGCTATCTCGGCACGGCCGGCACCAGCACCGTCACCACCACGGATAATTATTACGAAACACCAACGGTTACAAATCCCACGGGAGTCGTCACCTTTGTGACTCCGGGCAGCACCGCCCTGACGCCGGGCAAGACCTTCGATCCGGGCCGCCATCAGGGCTTTGTGCGAGAGTGGCTGGTGGGCTATCGCACCCAGTTGCCTGGCCAGGTGCTGATCGACGTCAGCTACATCGACCGCGAGTACCGAGACCGTCCGGCCGAGTACGACACCAACCAGATCTACACCACGACCTCAACGGGCACGGTCTGGGGCGGTCTGGTGAATCCGGCGCTCAACAATACCTTCTACGTCACCAACAACCACTGGAACTGGTTCGTCTACCAGGGCATCGAGATGACGGCCAGCAAGCAGACGAAGAAGCTGCAAATCTTCAGCACCTACACCTACTCGCCCGATCATCTCGCCGGAACCTTCCAGCCCTTTGATCCAGCGGCGATCCTTGAGCCGACGAAGTTCGCGAACAACGCCGGACTCGGCTCCGTGCGTGGAAACATCTCGAGCAACCCGACAAACGACTACACGGGCGACACTCGCAACCGCATGTGGCAACGCCACCAGGAGCGCACCGGCATCACCTGGCGCGCGCCTTGGAACTTGCGTGTGGCCAGCGTCTTCACGGCCCAGTCCGGCACTCCTGGCGGCCCCGTCACCCTGACCCTGGCCAGCTACGATGGCTCCCATGGACCCGCGACCCTGTCCGTCAATGGCCGCACCGTATCCAACCCACTGGCGACGACTTACCGCTTCAAGTACGCGAATCGCGGTATCGGGCAGATCTTCTGCCCCTGGCTCATCCAGCTGAACGCGCTCGTCGGACGTGAGTTCAAACTCACTGATCGACAGTCGATCGAGGCTGACATGAACATCCTGAACATCACCAACCAGGGCGCGGGACAGCAGTTTGTAAACGGCACCAATAGCTCCGCCACTGCGACCTTTGGTACGCTGCAAACGATCCAGGCACCTCGTTCGGCGCAGTTCAGCGTGCGCTATCGCTTCTAA